TCGGAGCCAGCCGCGGTGTCCGGGAACGGTTGCTGTTCGAAGGTGGCCTCCGCATCGAGACCACGGTCGACCTCGATCTGCAACGCTCCGCCGAAGCTGCCGTGGAGGCCCACCTCCCTGCCAATCAGGGCCACCCGGACGCGGCGGTCGTGGTGCTAGAGACGGGAACCGGCCAGGTGCTGGCCATGGTCGGTGGCCGGGATTTCTTCGCCACCGACAGCGACGCCAAGGTCAACCTGGCCGTCGGCTCCGGCCGACAGGTCGGCTCATCGATGAAGCCTGTCGCCCTGGCCGCCGCCCTGGAAGCCGGATGGCAGGCCACGGCCACCTACCCGGCACCCAATGTTTTGGAGTTCGAGATCGCCGGGGCCGACGAGGACAACAAGGTCTGGAGGGTCACGGGAGGCGTGGGCGGCCATGACGCAACCGAGGCCCGTTTCGAACACGGCCTCCAGGCCCTCCTCCAGTTCTGGATGCGCGAGGACCACACCGACGTACCGGCCGAGCATGTCGAGACGATCCGCGTCGAGAAGGAACGTGACGGCGAGACCGAGGTGACCTACGAAGCCGTGGACCTCACACAGTGGGTGGCCAACCGACGATGGGACTTCGACCGGGAGCGCCTGTTCGCCGACCGGATCGAGATGCTGGAGGCGATCCCGACCTGGACATGGGAACCGCCCGACGGGCAGGCCCTCGTCCCACCAGTCGACGCCGAAGAGGTGACCCTCATCCGAGCCACCCGAAGTTCGTTGAACACCGTCTTCGCCCAGTTGAGCGTCGAGATGGGCTCCCAACGGACCGTCAACATGGCCCGGCGACTCGGCATCCGGTCCCCCATCCAGAACGTCAACTCCAATGTGCTCGGGACCTCCAACACCACCATGCTGGACATGGCCACCGCGTACCACACGTTCGCCAACCGGGGGGTCTCGATCGCTCCCAGCTACGTCACCCGGGTGGCGCGGGCCGACGGCACCACCCTCTGGTCGTGGACCCGTACCCAAACCCGGGTATTGGATGCCCGTCTGGCCGACCAGGTGTCGTGGATCCTTGAGGGAACCATCGACCAGGGCACAGGCTGGCGGGCGCAACTGGAGGGCCGGCCCGCTGCCGGTAAAACGGGAACCACCCAGAACTATGCCGACGCCGTCTTCGCCGGCTACACCCCACAACGCACCACCGCGGTGTGGGTTGGTTTCCCCGAGGCCCAGATCCCCATGATTCCACCGACCACGGACCGAAAGGTCTACGGAGGGACCTACCCGGCCATGATCTGGAAGGACGTCATGGAAGCCGCCCACTTCGGTCTTCCCAGCGAGGACTTCCCCGCCTTCTCCCCGGTCAACACCGTGTTCGTCGCTCCGCGCCCGCTTGCCCCAGAAGAGCCAGCAGTTGACCTCGCTGCGACGACGACTGTGCCGGCGGGCCATCTGGCCACGCCGGAGCTGGCTGGGCTGACCCTGGACAACGCAAGAGCCATGCTGGCCGAGGCTGACCACGGCATCTGGATCGCCGAGATCCGCGAGGTTGAGGTGTCGGGCACTGAGGCGGGCACCATCATCGGCCAAGAACCGGCTATCGGATCGACCATTGAGATGGGTAGCACGATGCTCGTTGAGGTGGCCGTCGAACCACCGGTGCTCGATGGAGTGAACGTTCCCGATGTCACTTACCGGCTCTTCTCCGAGGCTCGACCAACCCTCGAGGCCCTCGGTCTGGGCTTCTCGGTCATCGTGGTGGCTGACCCCGACAAACCCGAATGGGAGCCAGGGCTCATCTGGTCCCAGGAACCCGCACCTGGCACCGTGGTCAACCCGGGCGCGGTCCTCGAGTTGCGGGTGACTCCGTGACCGTGTTGACCGCGACCAAGCCATCTCCGACCGGACGAGCCAAAATGGCCCTCCGGATCTTCCTGACCGTCCTCGTGGTGGCCATGGGCGTCCTCTGGTTCTACGCCTTCTTCCTCGCCCCATCGGGCAACCCCGACCGGATGGAAGACCGGTCCTGGCCGGAGACCGCTCAGGTGCTCTGTCTAGATGCCCACGTCGATCTAGCCCTCCTCCCCACCGCCCGTCAGGCCGACACCCCGGCGGAGCGGGCCGGCGATCTCGACGAGGCCACGGTGATCGTCCGGCGACTGGTCGACGACCTCGGTCGGATCCCCGGTGGCACGGCCCACGACCGATCACTGGTCGCACTGTGGTTGGCCGACTGGGAGATCTACCTAACTGACCGGGTCAACCACGCCGAGCGACTCCGAACAGAGGGAGATGTGAAACCCCTGCTTACCGCCCTCCCCAGTGGCGCGGGCAGCGTGCTGGAACGTATGAACGGTTTCGCCCGGGCGAACGACTTCGAGGCCTGCCTCGACCCCGGAGACATGTAGGGAGACCCCGGAGACATGTAGGGATTCTGGAACCCCCGGGACCCGACGCTCAGATCTCGAGTTCCTCGAGGCGGCTCAGGGCCCGGTCAGCGAGACGGATGAGTCCGGGATCTGCTCCCATGCCCACCAGATCCCCCCGGTCCACCCATTTGAGCGCCTCCGACTCATGGTTGCCCACCGGCACCGAACCCGGAGGCGCCACTACCAGATAGCGGATGTCATGGTGCTCGTGAGGGTCCTCAGACGGTGGATCGACCATGTGCACGTCGAGATCCACTGGTGGCTCCACTAGTCGGAGCCCGGAAATTCCCGTCTCCTCGACCGCCTCTCGTAGTGCCACGCGGGCCAGGTCGCCGTCGCCGTCGGCGTGGCCACCCGGCTGCAACCAACGCTGCAGCTTGGTGTGGAACAGCACGAGGATTCGGTTGTCCGACGGATCTACGACAAGGGCCGAGCCGGTCAGGTGGCCTGGTCGACAGCTCCGGGATAGGGCGTCGGGGTGCGAGGCCAGCAGATTCAGAATGCGGTCTCGATCCGGGCCGGCCGGGCCGGCCGCCACGACGTCCGTCAGGTCGGGGGTAGACCGCCCGGCCATCTCGCTGATCCCGGCGGTGGCTCCCCCGAACAACCCCGGATCGACTTCCCGTTGGCCGCTCACCCGCCCAGGTGGGTGCGGATGGCTTGCGGCGGGGGCATTGGCACGTGGTCGCCCACAGACACCCCGACGTAGTACACGGTGGCGGTCAGCACCAGGTGGTCTTCCACTCGGGCTTCGAAGGCCATATCGAACGAGGTGGTCCCCCAGCGGGCCACCTCAGCCGTGACCACCAGGTCGTCGTGGACGCCCGCCGGCCCGTGCCAGGTCAGATCGGCCCGCCGCAGCATTATCTCCCAGCCTGTCTCTTCGAAGTTCCCATCAAAGGCGCGAAGCCAGGTGTCGGAGACGTCGTCTAGGTAAGCCAGGTAGTGAGCGTTGAACACCACGCCCTGAGCATCGACCTCGCCATATCGGACTCGGATGGTCTGTGTGTAGCTCACGGTCAGGCCAACAAACGGGTCCGTTGGGCAGCCAGCTGCTCAGAGAACCGGTCCCTTTGTATGGCCACCGGTCCTGGTCCGGCGCCCCCTGGCGTGGTCCGCCGCCGAACGGCGGTACCCGGATCCAGTAGGTCAGCCGCCTCGGGGCCCAGCCGCTCGTCGGCGGCTACCAGATCGGCTAGCGAGCCCTCGCCGGCCAGGGCGGCCCGGACTAGCGCTCCGACCACGGCGTGGGCGTCCCTAAATGGCATGCCTGCGGCCACCAGGTGCTCGGCCAGGTCGATGGCTGCCGCGTACGGGCTATCGGCCGCCTCGGCCATGCGGTCTGTATGGAAGACCAGCGTGGACACCATGCCGTCCAGGGCCAGCAGCGTGAGCCGGATGGTGTCGCAAGCATCGAACAGCGGTTCCTTGTCCTCCTGCAAGTCCTTGTTGTAGGCCAGCGGGAGTCCCTTCAAGCTGGTCAGGAGGCCAGTTAGGTGCCCGACGAGGCGTCCAGCCTTGCCACGGGCCAACTCAGCGATGTCAGGGTTCTTCTTCTGGGGAAGCATGGAGGAGCCGGTCGAGAAGGCGTCGTCGAGGTCGACGAAGCCGAATTCGTCTGTGGACCACAGGACCAACTCCTCACCGATCCGTGACAGGTGGACCCCAAGCAGGGCGAGGGCGAACAGCGCCTCGGCCACGAAGTCCCGGTCGCTCACCGCATCCAACGAGTTCTCAAACCGGGCAGCGAAGCCCAGATCGGCCGCCACGCTGTCGGGGTCAAGGGGCAGCGAGGACCCAGCCAGGGCTCCGGCCCCCAGCGGGGAGACGTCGGCCCGGTCCCGGGCGTCCAGGAGCCGGTCCACGTCCCGGGAAAGTGCCCACCCGTGGGCGAGCAGTTGGTGGGCCAGAAGGACCGGCTGGGCCTGCTGGAGGTGGGTGTAGCCAGGCAGGTACGCCTCGCCGGCGTCGTCGGCCCGGGAGGCCAGCGTGTCCTGGAACGAGGTAACTAGGGCGGATAGGTCGGTCAACTCCCGCAGGGTCCAAAGCCGCAGGTCGGTGGCCACCTGGTCGTTTCGGCTCCGACCAGTGTGGAGTCGGGCCCCCGCCTCTCCAGCCAGTTCGGTGACCCGCCGTTCGACCGCGGTGTGGATGTCCTCGTCGGACACCACGAAGGTGAACGATCCGTCGGATAGCTCGGCCTCGGTGGTGTCCAACGCCTCGAGCACCGAATCAGCATCAGTCGCCGACATCAGCCCCACCCGGGCCAGCATCCGGACGTGGGCCCGCGAACCGTCCACGTCCTCACGGAACATCCGCCGGTCGAAGGCCAGGCTGTTGTTCAAAGCCTGCAGAGCCTCGCTGGGCCCGCCTTCGAAACGACCGTGCCACAGGGTTGCCACGCCGCTCAGCCCCCCGTCCGGGCAGCCCGCCGGGCCACCGTCCGCAACCGCAGGGCGTTCAACTTGATGAAGCCCTCAGCATCGGCCTGATCGTAGGCACCCTCATCCTCCTCGAACGTGGCGATGGCCTCGTCGAACAGCGTGTCAGCCGACTCGCGGCCCACCACCTCGATGTTGCCCTTGTAGAGCCGCAGCCTCACCCGGCCGTTCACGAAGGCCTGGCTGTGGTCGATCGCCACCTGGAGCATCTCCCGTTCAGGACTGAACCAGAATCCGTCGTAGACCAGCTCCGCATAGCGGGGCATTAGCTCGTCCTTGAGGTGGGCCATCCCCCGGTCCAGGGTGATCGACTCGATGGCCCGATGGGCCTTGAGCATGATCGTGCCGCCAGGCGTCTCATAGGCACCCCTTGACTTCATTCCCACGAACCGGTTCTCGACAATGTCGGTCCGGCCGATGCCGTTGGCGCCGCCGACCTGGTTCAGTTTGACCAACACCGTGGCCGGCGACATGGCGACACCATCGAGGGCCACCACGTCACCACCCTCGTAGGTCAGGTCTAGGTAGGTGGCTTCGTTGGGCGCCATCTCCGGGCTGACCGACCACCGCCACATCTCACTGGGCGGCTCGGTCCACGGATCCTCCAGCGGGCCGCCCTCGTACGAGATGTGGAGCAGGTTGGCGTCCATGGAGAAGGGCGACTTGGTCCCCCGCTTCATCTCGACCGGGATGTCGTGCTTCTCGGCGTAGTCCAGCAAGCTCTGCCGGGACCCGAGGTCCCACTCCCGCCACGGGGCGATGACCCGGATGTCGGGCCGCAGGGCGTAGGCCCCCAGTTCGAACCGGACCTGGTCGTTGCCCTTGCCTGTGGCTCCGTGACTGATGGCATCGGCTCCGGTCGCGTCGGCGATCTCGACCAGCCTCTTGGCGATCAGTGGCCGGGCGATCGACGTGCCCAGTAGGTACTCGCCCTCGTACAGGGCGTTGGCCCGGAACATCGGGAACACGAAGTCCCGGACGAACTCCTCCCGGAGGTCCTCGATATAGATCTCGGACACACCCATAGCCTCGGCCTTGGTCCGTGCCGGTTCGAGTTCCTCGCCCTGACCCAGGTCAGCGGTGAAGGTCACGACCTCGCAGTCGTACTCCTCCTCCAACCATCGGAGGATGATCGAGGTGTCCAGGCCGCCTGAATAGGCCAGCACGACCTTGTCGACGCCCGTCCTGTTGCTGCTCACGTTCGTTTCTCGCTTCCGTCTTTCATTCTTGTCTCTTGTACTTGTCTCTGATCTTCGTGCTCACTGGCGTCGGCCGGGTCAGGCCTGGAGGCCAGCCAGTTCCCGCAACCGGTCGGCCAACTCCGCTCCGGTTATGCCCTCTGCGGCGACCACCATCAGCGTGTCGTCACCGGCCACCGTGCCGATGGACCCCTCGAGACCGGTCCGGTCGAGCGCTGAAGCCACCACATGAGCCGAGCCGGGCGGCGTCCGAAGAACCACGAGGTTGCCCGACGAGAACACGTCGACCACCCATTCGCCGAGTACTCGCCGTAGCTGATCGGCCGGTACCACCCGGTCGGCCGGATGCTCGGGTATGGCGTACACGCTGTCACCACCAGGCACTCGCACCTTGATGGCCCCGAGATCGTCGAGGTCGCGCGACACCGTGGCCTGGGTCGAGGCGATGCCCTCGCCGGCCAGGAGCCCGACCAGTTGCTCCTGGCTGCTGACCGGATGGTCGCCCAGCAGCCGGGCCACCCGGTGCTGCCGCTGGTGCTTGCTCATTGCGTACCCCCGTCGCCCAGGAGGTAGGCCAGCAGACCCCGGGCAGCGTGCATCCGGTTGGCCGCCTGGGGCCAGACCCGGCTGGCCGGACCGTCTACCACGCCGTTGGTGACCTCCTCGCCCCGATGGGCTGGGAGGCAGTGCAGGAAGAGGGCCTGCGGGCCTGCGACCTCCATCAGGTTCTCGTCGATCCGGAAGGCCTCGAAGTCCTTGTGACGGCGGGCCGACTCAGCCTCCTGCCCCATCGACGTCCACACGTCGGTGTAGACAGCGTCCACGCCGGCCACCGCCTCGGCAACCCGCTCGGTCTCGGTGAACAAAACGCCGGCCGCCGCCAACCGGTCCCGGTCCACCGCTGTCAACCGATAGCCCGGAGGGCCAGCGAACCGGACCTCGATGCCCAGCATCCCGCAGGCCAGGGCCAGCGACCGGAAGACGTTGTTGCCGTCACCCACGTAGGCAATGGACCGCCCGGCCAACGCCTCCGAGGATCCCCCACCGAGTTCGTCGGTCAGGGTCAGGACGTCAGCCAACGCCTGGAGCGGATGGGCGGCGTCGGACAACATGTTGACCACTGGGACCACGTCCTGGCCAGCCATTCGCTCGACGGTCACGTGGTCGAATACCCGGGCACCGATGCAGGCGTGGTACGAAGCCAGAGTCCGGGTTACGTCCTCCACCGACTCCCGCACATCCATCCCCACCTCGGCAGCCTGAATGTGGACGGGGTGGCCACCCAGTTGGAAGACAGCCATCTCCATGGAGTTCCGGGTCCGGGCCGACGGCTTCTCAAACACCAGCGCCATGCCTTTCCCAGCTAACACCTGCGGTGGAGTCGGATCGGCAGCAAGGGCCAGAACCCGATGGAGCTCCTCCACGCTCAGGTCGTCGATTTCCAGCAGGTGCCGCATCACGAATGCCCTCCGGATTCAGTGGTCCCATCGTCGGAGGCGGAGCCCTCAGCCAACACACTGGCCAAGATCCCCACGCCCTCGACCAGTTCATCGCTTGAGATGGTCATCGGCGGGGCCAGCCGCAACGCCGTCGGAGTCACCCCGTTGACGATTAACCCTGCGGCCAGGCATGCGCGGGCCACCTCGCCGGCCGTTCGTCCCGCGAGGGCCACCGCATCCAGTTCGACACCCAGCAGCAGGCCGAGGCCCCGGACCGATGACACTCCGGGGATCGCCTCGAGAAGGACAGTGAGTTCCGCACCCCGCTCGCGGGCCTTCCGGGGGGCGTCCATTTCCTCCATGATCCGGAGGACCTCGCGTGCACCGGCGGCAGCCAGGGGCTGGCCGGCGAAGGTCGACCCGTGGTCACCCGGTCCGAAGGCGGCCGCCACGTCGGCGGTGGCCCACACGGCGCCGATCGGCACCCCGTTGCCCAGTCCCTTGGCCATGGTCACCACGTCGGGGGCGATGCCCGCATGTTGGAAGCCGAACCATTCGCCCGTACGACCGAGGCCTGTCTGGACCTCGTCAATGATCAGCAGCATCCCCCGCTCGTCACACAGCCGCCGGACGCCCTGCAGGAAAGTCATATCGGCCGGATTGACCCCGCCTTCGCCCTGCAGCGGCTCAAGCAGGATGGCCCCCACCTCAGGCGCCAGGGCGGCCTCGACGGCCGCCAGGTCGTTCCACGCGGCGTGTCGGAACCCCTCGGGGATCGGCTGGAAGGGCTCATGCTTCTCGGGCTGGCCGGTGGCCGCCAAGGTGGCCATCGTCCGGCCGTGGAACGACCGGAAGGCAGCTACCACACCGTGACGTCCCCGACCGTGGAACTTCCGGGCCAGCTTCAGGGCGGCCTCGTTGGCCTCGGCACCCGAGTTCTGGAACAGGATCCGACCGGACCCACCGGCTGGATCAACTTCTGAACCAGTACCTGACCGGATCAACCGGTCGAGCCGCTCGGCTACCTCCAACTGGGGTTCGGTGATGAAGAGGTTGGACACGTGCAGCAGCGTCGAGGCCTGATCAGCCAGAGCGGCGGCCACCCGGGGATGGGCATGGCCTAGACCGGTCACCGCCAGCCCACACAGGAAGTCGAGGTACCGGTTGCCGGCATCGTCGAACAATTCGGTGCCCGAACCCCGTACGAAGGTGACCGGTGGGACGCCGTAGTTGCCCATGAGCACGTCAGACCACCGCTCAGTGGGAGTGGCGGTCATGATCCGTCCACCCCGTCATCAGGGACGCCCACGCCATGACCGTCGGCCGCCACCCCGCCATCCGGCAGGACCATGGTGCCGATTCCCAGGTCGGTGAAGAGTTCAAGCAGCACCACATGGGGGATCCGACCGTCAACCATGTGGGCCGAGCCCACACCGGCTTCCACGGCGTCCACGCACGCCTGCACCTTGGGGATCATTCCCCCGCTGATCATGCCGTCCGCGGTCAAGGCAGCCAGACCGGTGAGGTCGACTCGAGAAATCCTCGACGATGGGTCGTCCACATCGGCTAGCAGGCCTTCCACGTCGGTCAGGTAGAGGATCCGTTCTGCGCCCAGCGCACCAGCCAGGGCAGCGGCCACCGTGTCGGCATTGATGTTGTAGGCCTGCCCGGTCAAGTCGGCGCCGATGGTCGAAACCACCGGGATCAGGTCCTCGGCCAGTAGCCGTTGGATGATGGCCGGGTTGACCGACTCAACATCGCCGACAAAACCCAGTTCCGGGTTGCGGGCCGATGCCCGAATGAGCCCGGCGTCCTCGCCCGACAGGCCCACGGCCATCGAACCGTGCCGGTTGATGCTGGACACGATGTCCCGATTGACCTTGCCGACCAGCACCATCCGGGCCACGTCGAGGGTCTCGGCATCGGTGACCCGCAGACCCTCCCGGAACTCGGACTTGATTCCCAACCGATCCATGAGGGCCCCGATCTGGGGGCCACCGCCGTGGACGACCACGGGCCGGATCCCCACCGAGTGCATGAGGACGACGTCCTCGGCGAACCGGGCCGCCAGGTTCTCGTCGACCATGGCGTTTCCGCCGAACTTGACCACGATGATCGAGCCGGCGAACCGTTGGATGTAGGGCAGCGTCTCGACGAGCACCGCGGCGCGACGTTCCGGCGAGAAGTCGCTGGTCGAACTGTCGACAGACGGATTACCGGGAATGGGTTCGGTGCTCATGAGGTCCGCATGTTCTCGTCGATGTAGGCGTGGGAAAGGTCGGTGGTGACGATCCACGCGGAGCCGTCACCCTGGCCGAGGTCAACCTCGAGGTCGATCCGACGACAGGCCATGTGGGCGGTCAGGGCATCGGCATCGACGGGCTGCACGGCCTCGTCGGCGTACACCACCTGTCCGCCGTAGGAGATCGAGATAGTGGCCGGATCGAAGGAGATGCCCGCTGCACCCATCTCCGCAGCGATACGTCCCCAGTAGGGATCCTCGCCGTACCAGGAGCACTTCACCAACTGGCAGTTGGCGGTGTCCCGGGCCCCTTTGGCCGCCTCGGCATCGTTGGCCGCTCCGGTCACCGTCAGGAACACCGTCTTGGTCGACCCTTCGGCATCGTCGGCCATCTGAATCGCCAGATCCCGGCAGGCATCGGACAGGGCCAGCCCCAACGTCTCGGTGTCGACCGGTCCCGCGCCACCGGACGCCAGCAGCAGCACGGTGTCGTTCGTGGACTCAGCACCGTCGACGGTCAGACAGTTAAACGACACACCGACGGCGGACTGTAGGAGCTCGGTTGCCGTACCCGCATCGACCTCTGCGTCGGTGGTCAACACGGCCAGCATGGTGGCCATATTGGGCTCCAGCATGGCGGCACCCTTAGCTACCCCACCGACCGTGAACACGCCCCCCGTAGTTGTCGGACCGGTGGCCACCGTGGTCTTAGGCACTTTGTCGGTGGTCATCATGGCCACCGCGGCATCTGGTCCCCCATCGGGGTCCAGGGCGGCAGCTACAGACGGGATGGCCGGGGCGATCCGGTCCATGGGAAGCGGGTAACCAATCCAGCCTGTGGAGCAGACAAGCACCTCGTGCGGAGCGCAGCCCACGGCCTCGGCGGTGAGGACGCACATGGCTTCGGCGTCAGCCCGACCAGCGGCCCCGGTGGCCGCATTGGCGTTGCCACTGTTCAGGATTATGGCGGCTGCCCTGCCTCCGCTGGCCGACAGGTGGTCCCGGCAGACCAGAACGGGTGGGGCCGTCATCCGGTTGGAGGTGAACACCCCGGCTGCCGTGACCGGGATGCCATCTGTGGTGGCCACCATGGCCAGATCGTCGGCCCCTGAAGCCTTAACCCCGCAGGCCATGCCAGCGGCTACGAATCCCGGGACGGAGGTGACGCTCACGGGTAGACCCCGATGGAGGTGAGCCCGGTGGCTTCGTCTAGGCCTAGGGCTGCGTTGGCGCACTGCACGGCCTGGCCCGAGGCGCCCTTCACGAGGTTGTCGATGGCGCACAGCACCACCACCCATCCGGTCCGCGGGTCCACCCGGGCCGTCAGGTGTGCGGCGTTGGATCCGAGGGTGGCCTTGGTAGACGGTGATCGCTCGTCCACCACGATGAACGGTTCGCCGGCGTAGGCCTCGGCCAGGAGGGTTAGGGCCCCGTCGGTGTCCAGGTCACCGGTCGGCCGGGCATAGCAGGTGGCCAGAATGCCTCGGTTCATGGGCGCCAGGTGGGGGGTGAATATGACTGACACGCCGTCCACGGTGGTCCCGTCGGCCCGGGTGCTGAGGACCTGTTCGATCTCCGGGGTATGCCGATGGCCGGCCAGGCCGTAGGCCGTGTAGTCCTCGTCGACCGTGCAGAAGCTGGTGTTGGGCTTCGGGGGCCGACCGGCTCCCGACACGCCGCTGGCCGCGTCGACTACCAGGCCAGCAGGGTCGATGGCACCGGCCCGCACGAAGGGCACTAGGGCCAGCGCCGAGGCGGTGGGATAGCAGCCGGCAGCGGCCACCAACCGGGCACCAGCCAGGTCGGACCGAAAGAGTTCCGGGAGGCCGTAGACGGCTTCGTCTAGCAGGCCTGGTACCTCATGGTCCTCGCCGTACCAGATCGGGTACAGGGTGGCGTCCCGGAGTCGGAAGTCGGCGGCCAAGTCGACAACGTGGCCCACCCGGTCGAGAAGCTCGGGCACCAGAGCCTGGGAGGCCCCGTGGGGCAAGCCCAGGAAGGTCACATCGCACCCGTCGACAGCCGCCGGGTCTGCCGGCGTGTACGACAAGTCCGGATAGTGGGCGGCAAGGCTCGGGTAGAGGTCGGCCACCGCGGTACCGGCCTGGGTCTCTCCGGTGGCGATGGCCACCTCAAAGTCGGGGTGGCCGGCGCACAACCGAAGGAGCTCGGCGCCGGTAAATCCGGAGGCCCCAATGATGGCGATCTTATACATGTCTCAATTATGCTATCTGCTGCATACTAATCCAACATATCTATCCAGATTTCCGCATATCTGCAGGTCAGCGGCAGAATGCC
This genomic stretch from Acidimicrobiales bacterium harbors:
- the argJ gene encoding bifunctional glutamate N-acetyltransferase/amino-acid acetyltransferase ArgJ — protein: MSVTSVPGFVAAGMACGVKASGADDLAMVATTDGIPVTAAGVFTSNRMTAPPVLVCRDHLSASGGRAAAIILNSGNANAATGAAGRADAEAMCVLTAEAVGCAPHEVLVCSTGWIGYPLPMDRIAPAIPSVAAALDPDGGPDAAVAMMTTDKVPKTTVATGPTTTGGVFTVGGVAKGAAMLEPNMATMLAVLTTDAEVDAGTATELLQSAVGVSFNCLTVDGAESTNDTVLLLASGGAGPVDTETLGLALSDACRDLAIQMADDAEGSTKTVFLTVTGAANDAEAAKGARDTANCQLVKCSWYGEDPYWGRIAAEMGAAGISFDPATISISYGGQVVYADEAVQPVDADALTAHMACRRIDLEVDLGQGDGSAWIVTTDLSHAYIDENMRTS
- the argC gene encoding N-acetyl-gamma-glutamyl-phosphate reductase gives rise to the protein MYKIAIIGASGFTGAELLRLCAGHPDFEVAIATGETQAGTAVADLYPSLAAHYPDLSYTPADPAAVDGCDVTFLGLPHGASQALVPELLDRVGHVVDLAADFRLRDATLYPIWYGEDHEVPGLLDEAVYGLPELFRSDLAGARLVAAAGCYPTASALALVPFVRAGAIDPAGLVVDAASGVSGAGRPPKPNTSFCTVDEDYTAYGLAGHRHTPEIEQVLSTRADGTTVDGVSVIFTPHLAPMNRGILATCYARPTGDLDTDGALTLLAEAYAGEPFIVVDERSPSTKATLGSNAAHLTARVDPRTGWVVVLCAIDNLVKGASGQAVQCANAALGLDEATGLTSIGVYP